CGCTGTCGCGTAGATAATCCAGAATTTCCCTGTCCTCCTCGCCGAGTTCGCTCATACCCTCGACTAGGGCGCGAGCGCCCTTAAGAATTCCTTACGCGTTCGCGCCGTCGTAGAGGTGGATCGCGGCGACCGCGCAGATCCCACCGACGATCGCCAGGGCGAAGCTCCAGCCCGCGACGATCTGATTGCTGTAGGCGACCAACATTCCGACCGCGCCCGCCACCGCGAGCACGCCGAACGCCAGTCCCAGCCCGATACCCATGTCCGAGCCCGCGGTTGCCTCGCTCATGTCCTCTCGTTCCGTGACTCACCACTTAATTCATTCGAGGTCCGAGCAACGGCGAGTCGGTAGTGCCGGGGCGCCTGCGAGCACGCCAGAGCCGGGACGACGCCCGGAGTTGGCGTCGCGACCGCCGACTCAGTCCTGCGTCGAGTCGGACTGGATAGTCGTGTGTTCGGACTCCTCGCTGAGCGCGAGGTTCGTCGCGATCTCGGCGTTACGGACGGCATACTGAGCGGTCTGCTGGAGGCTCACGAGCACCTCGCGGACCCGCAGGACGTCGTCGTTGGACATCTCGTCGAGGTCGTCCAGGATCTCGGCCTCGCGGTCGCCGATCTCGGCGAACATCTCGCGGACCTCGATGGCGATGTCGTAGTCGCGCTCGACGGCCGCCTCGACCGCGAGTTCGGTGATCTCGTTGACCTGGTCGGTGAACTCGCGGATGCGACGCATCGTCGAGGAGTCGACGTTCAGCGAGTGGCCCTCGGTCTCCAGGGCGATCTCGGCGATGTCTTCGGCGTTGTCCGCGGTCAGTTCGAGGTTCTTCGCGATCGAACGGTAGCCGATGAGCGGGAACCCGTCGTTCAGCCCCACCGCCCGCGCGAGGTTGGGGTTCTGGTAGGAAGTGAATATCAGGCGCAGCAGCAGGACGAAGATCTTGTTGGCCTGCCGTTCCCGGTTCAGGGCCCGCTGGGCGAGGTCGGGGTTGCCGTGGGCGAGCGCCTTGATCGCCTCGTTTCGCATCGTCGAGCCCGTGCTCTCCAGTCGTTCGAGGAGGTTGTCGAGCGTGAAGTCCTCCGGGTCGACAGAGCAACGAATGGCGATCCGCTCGGGGGTCTCCTCGACGACGCCAAGTCCCATCAGCTGGGTCTCGGCGTTGTAGACGGCGTTGATGTGGGAACTCTCCAGGGTCCCGCTCTCGCCGGCGTCGACGTGGATGATGCGCCGCCCGAGGACGTACTGCGAGAGGATCGCCCGTTCGAGCGCGTCTGCGTTGAGGTCCTCGGCGTGGATGACCGCCTCGGACTCCTCGCCCTGGACGGACTCGGGCATCACCGTCAGCGTCCCCTTGCCGCCCATCCGCAGCGATACCTCGTCACCCTTCTCGACGTTGTGCTCCTTGGCCCACTTCGCAGGGAGGGTCATCGCCAGCGTCGACGGACCCAACCGCTGGACTTTCCGCGTTTCCATACCCTTTCTTATTCTCAATCGACCTTAAACGTATTCATACACCGTATAATTCTCTGTCAAATAATATTACGCATAGTGGACGATCGTCCGAAAATCGCAACGACCGATCTGAACGGTTACCATACTAGGAATCTGGGGAGGGTCACGCAGGTAGAAGACGGGCGAGCAGGTGGGGTGCGGTCACTCGATGTCGACGAGCCGTCGCTCGTAGCGGCCGACCCTGACGCGGTGCCAGCCCCGCAGTGACTCGTCGAGGTCGGGGTCACCCGTGTCGACGCGGAGGGCGTCCAGTCCGTCGAGTTTCGCGCGGGTCGCGACGATCTCGATCGTCGATCGGCGGATCACCTCGGGAGAGATCTGCTGGTTGCCGCGACCGAAGACGAATCCCTGTCCACCGATCGGGGAGACGACGACCACGTTTCGCTCGCCCAGGGCCGCCTCGATGTCGGCAGCGCCCCCGTCGCGGACGACCACTTTGCCCGTCGGCACCGCACCGCTGGCCCGTCCGTTTCCGGCGTCCGCCCGCCACACGTCGACGCCCAGCGGCGTCCCTTCGAACCCGAGTTCGGCCTTGATCGCGCCGACGGTTCCGCCAGGGCCGAGGACGTAGGTCGTCCCTGGTCGGACCTCTTCGGCGACCCCTTCGGCGAGCGTCGCGACGGAGCCGCCGCCGGTCTGCTTGCTCGCCTGGCGCTGTTCGGCGACGGGCGTCTTCGCGATCGCTCGCAGCTCGGTCGACACCTCCTGGGCTCGGTAGGCGTCCTCGTCCACGTCGTTGACCTCGCCGGTCTCCACGTCCTCGAACGACGCGGCGACGATCCCCGCTTCTCGGGGCCGTACCGCGAACACCGACGAGTAGATCTTCACCCCCGCCGGCACCCCCAGGATCGGGATCTCGCTGTCGCACTCGGTTACCGCCTCGGCCACGTCGACGGCGGTCCCGTCGCCCCCGACGAACAGTATCAGATCCGCGTCGCGCTCGACGAACGCGTGGACCGCCGCGCGGGTGTCCGCCGCCGTCGTCTCCCCGCCCTCGCCCTCGCTCCCCGAGGGCGCTCCGACGACGAGGGGGTCGAATCCCACCGCACGCGCGGCGTCCGCACCCATCGGCCCGTCGAAAGCGAGTAGCTCGACGCTCGCACCCGTCCCGGCCAGCGCGTCCAGCGCCGCGCGCGCTCGTTCGGGTGCCCGCGGCTCCGCCCCGCGTTCGCGGGCCTCCTCGACTTTCCCGTCGGTGCCCTTCAGTCCCACTCGCCCGCCCATGCCGGCGATCGGGTTGACGACCACGCCGATCCGTCGCATCACAGGTGATTCGGCGCGGCCGGCCAAAAGCGACCCGACTCCCGAGCCGGCTGCCCGACTCCCGGCGGAGTCGGCGCGAGCCCGACGACCGGTCCCTGCGTCGACTCCGGCCGGACCGGGACGAGCGCGGCGGAAACCGGGCGGTTTTACATCGCGTCACGCGAAACGCTCCGATATGTACATGCCGCTGCAGGAGAGCGCCGAGGCCGTGCAGGGCGGGCTCATCAACGTCGCGGGGTTCGTTTTGCTATTGGGCGGACTGCTGTTGACCGCGCTGTGGTGGAAGATCCTCTATCGGTAGCGCCGCGTTACTCGTCGCTCTCCGTCTCGATATCGGCCAGTTCGACCCGATCGCGTAGCCACGCGGCGGCCGTCTCGACTTCCTGGTCACCGCCCCGTATCTTCACTCGCACCGAGTCGCCAGGGTAGCTCCCGACGGCCACGTCGAACCGGTCGCGCAGCTCGTCGATCCGGTCCAGCAACGCGCTCTCCGGTTCGTCGGCGACGACCGAGGTGACGTGTTCGATCTCGCCGGCGAACTCGTCCGCGATCGTCTCGAACATGGCTTTCATCTCCGCGGGCACGCCCGGCAGGACGTAGACGCTCCCGACGACGCAACCGGGGGCGACGCCCTCGAGGTTCTTCAGCAGACGAGCGCCCCGAGGGATGTCCGCGGTTCCCTCGGCGAGGTCGTCGGCCGCGTAGCCGCCTTCCTCGGCGAGCCAGTCCAGCGCCTCCTCGCTCTCGACGACCTCGCGGCCGAAGGCGGCGGCGACGCCGTCCATCGTCAGGTCGTCGTGGGTCGGCCCGAGCCCGCCGGTCACGAGGACGGCGTCGTAGGCGGCCCGGTACTCGTTGACGACGCGGGCGATGTCGGCCACGCGGTCCGGGAGCGTGACGACTCGCTCCACGTCGACGCCGCGCTCGGTCAGTCGTTCCCCCAGCCAGGCGGCGTTCGTGTTCACCGTGTCGCCGACGAGCAACTCGTCGCCGACCGTGACGATAGCAACGCGCATACCCGCCGTTGGCACCCGACGCGTAAAAGGTCGCCTGCTTCCGGTCAGAACGGTCGCGGGCGTGGCGACTCCTGTCGCCGCTGCACCCCGCGGCGCCTACTCCCGTCCCGCACCGGTCGCGACTACCGCATCCCCGGCGGTGGGTCGTCGTCGTCGAACTCGTCGGTCTCGGTCTCCACGTCGAGACCGATCTCTTCGCGCCGACGCTCCAGCACGCGGATCTGCCGCAGGTAGTACAGCGCGCCGCCGATACCGACCAGCGCGAGGACCCCACCGATGCCGCCGAACAGCAGCAGGTCCCGCGCGAGGTAGTACCGGGTCACTATCGGGCCGCGTTCGACCGAGTTCCAGCGGACGGTCATCCGGTTCGACTCGTCGGGGGAGCTTGTGGTGTAGCCACCCGGCGAGACCTTCGAGAGCAGCGGCACGCCGACGCGAGCCTGCGGCGGAAGGACGACCTCGACCGAGTGGGCCGACTCGAGGAACGTCGGGACCGCGAACCGCTTGGCGTTGGGCCGGTTCGCCGTGAACGCCACCTGGCCCCCTGCCTCGGGGAGCGTCACGTTCAGCCGCGAGTTCGTCGCGTTGACGTAGAAGTTCGACCGGTTGGCCGGCGCGGTGACCGTCCCGTTGTCGGGGTAGCGGAATCGGAGCGAGGCCACGTCCAGCGGCTCGTCGGTGCCGAGTTCGCTCCGCTGGTACAGCTCGACGTACGACTCGTTCTCGACGCCGAGTATCCCCGTGAAGTTCCCGCGGCCAACGTCGTAGGTCGTCGTCGCGTTGGTGTCCCAGTCGTAGGTCGCGTTCTGATTCAGCTGCGCCTCGTCGGGGCCGCCGCCGCCGAACGGCGACGCACAGCCCCCGAGCGCGACGAGCACTGCCAACAGGCCGAGCGCGAGGACCGATCGCCGCCTCATGGCACGACACAGAGCAGCTCCGCCGGCATGTACTGGCCGATGCTCGCCAGCAGCCCCGGCGGGTCGGTGTCTTCGGTACAGACGATGCTCTGTTCGAGCAGACCGAGCCGCTCGACGGTCACGATGTCCTGGGCGTGGCCCGCACGGTTGACCGTCGCCCGCGCCTCGGCCCGCGTCGCCGAGTTGACGTTGACCCGCCCCGCCCCGCGCGTCCAGTCGTAGAGGCGGTCGCGCTCGGCGTCGGCCAGTCGTGCGGGTTCGTCCTCGTCGGGGTCGGCCGCGACGAACCGCATCGGCAGGTGCTGGACGAGGCCGAACCGCGTCCGGATCTGCTCTGGCGTCCCCTGTCCGAGCCCGATCTCGCCGGCGGGAATGCGCACGTCACGGCCGAAGCCGGCGTCGAGGACGAACCCCTCGTCGTCCCACGACTCGAGCGTCCCGACGTGTTCCGCGCCCGGGTCGATTTCGGGCGTGACCTCGCCCCACTCCTCGGCGAGGGCGTTGGCCGCGACCGTCGCGTCCTCGCCGTCGAGGGCGACCTCGGGGAAGTCGTCGTCGCGGATCTCGAGGGTAAACGCCACGTCGAGGTCGCCGACGACGTTGTTTACCTGCGAGCGCAGCGAGTCGGTCGCTCGCGACCGGGCGTCGCCCTCGACGTACAGCTTGGTTGCGAGTACGACCATCAGGCCTCGCCGTGCTCGACGTTGAGTTCGTCGCGCAGTTGTGCGATCCGCGTCTCCATCGCGTCGACCAGGCGAGTGTTCTCCATCGCCTCGACGGGGTTGCCACAGTCCGGGCACTCGAAGCCGAACTCCATGGCTTCGCCGAACTCGAAGCGGATGCCGCAGTGCTCACACAGGTAGAACTCGTTGTCCTTCTCGTAGCCCTCCCGCTCCTCCAGAGCTTCGAGCAGCCGGTACATCTCCGACTCAAGTTGCTCGGGGATCTTCTCGTACTCGAAGGTCCAGAGGTACGTGAGCCACCCCGAGTCCTCGTCGCGAAGCCGGCGGTAGCTCGCCAGGTCGTTCTCGTAGAGGATGAACAGCGCACGGCGAACGTCGTTGAGCTCCAGGCCGAGGTCCTCGGCGAGCTCCTCGTCGGTCACTTCGCCGTCCGGCGGTGCCGCCGCCACCGGCATCCCTTTCGGGCCGACCAGCTCGTGTAAGTACTTCTGTATAACGGGGTCCTCCAGAAGTTCGTCAAAAGCCATTACGTCCGTCTCAGTCCGTGAGGCGTTTAAAAGCACCGGATGGACGGAACCGTCGCGTCCCGGCGTCTGCCCCGAATTCGCGGCGCGCGCCGGCTTCACTCGGCCTCGTCGGCCGATCCGGCGTCTCCGTGGCGGTCGGCGCCGCCCGGTTCCACGACGCGCTTGCCGGTCTCTTTCGGGATCACTTCGCGGTCGGCGCCGACCCACTCGCGGTCGAGTTCGGCCCCGTCGAACATCCGGTCGAGCGTCACCGCGAGCGACGCCACCTCCGAGTGGGGCTGGTTCGTCACGGCGACGTTGTAGTCGGCGCGCTCGTACACGTCGAACGACACCTTCTCGGCACCGACGACGAACAGGACCGGCTCGTCCGCCGCCAGCGACTCGCGCAGGTCGTCCTGCACGTTCTGGATCGGCAGCCCGTACATCGTGAGGTGGACGACCGGGCCGGTCCAGTCGGAGATGGTCGCCTTCGGCGCGTCGGTGACCTCGACCTCGAAGGGGCCGCCGAAGCGGTCGGTGATGTCCCGCACCGTGTCGGCCGAGCCGGACGCCTTCGGGCCGAAGACGACGCGGTCGGCACCCAGCGCCCGCGCCGTGAGTCCGACGTGGGTCGTCATCCGGTCGTCGCGACCCGGCCGGTGACCCAGCCGGAGGACGGCGACCTCGGGTTCGTCGTTCATGCGCGACGGCTACGCGAGCCCCGTTTAGGAGCCTTCCGACCGAGCGACCGGATCGGCGCTCCCCTCCCCCGCGCCTCGCTCGCGCCCCCAGCCCTCGGAACGCGCGTTCTCGATCGCCGACCGGACGGTCTCCCAGCCGAATCCGTCGAGGGCCGACCCGTTCACGAACACCCACGGCGTGCCGCGCACGCCCGCGTCGATTCCCTGCTGTTTGTCGGCCTCCACGACCGAGCGATAGGTCCGACCCTCGGCGTCGGACCGGACGCGCTCGCCGTCCACGTCGACGTCCCCTGCGAGGTCGGCGTACGTCGACGGCCCCAGATCGGCCTGGTTGTCGAACAGCAGGTCGGCGTACGCGAAGAAGGCCGCGTCGTCGGCCGCGTGCTGGACGGCCCGCGCGGCGTTGGCCGCCGTGTACGAGTCGGGTTCGTGCATGTCCAGCGGGAAGTCGTAGTGTTCGAGTCGGACGACTCCCGGGTCGACGTATTCGCGCTCGACCTGCGGCGCGATCTGCTGGTCGAACTGCCGGCAGGCCGGACAGGCGAAGTCCTTGTAGACGCCGACGGTGACCGAAGCGTCCTCGGGTCCCTTGTACGGCGTCGGCAGCGACACGTCACGAGCGGTCGGCGTCCCTTCGCTTCCCGGCCCGGAGACGAGTCCGTTACATCCCGCGAGCGCGCTCCCGGCGAGCGCGCCAGTCCCCGCGAGAAACGCGCGTCTGCTCGATCCCCGTGTCTCGTCGTTCATACGTCGTCTGTGGCCCCTGTCGCGTTTACCGTTGTCGGTGACACGTTCGGCGTCGCAGCCGGACGTCCGGTCGGGTTCCCGGACGCCGACTCGCTCCGATCGACCGCAACACACATGTCGGCGCTAGACGACGTTCGCCCATGGAACTCTCTGGCAAGCGACTGGTCGTCACTGGCGGCGCGGGCTTCGTGGGTTCGCACCTCTGTGAGCGACTGGTCGCAGACAACGAGGTGGTCGCGGTCGACGACTTTTCGAACGGCGAGCGCGCGTGGCTGCCCGACGGCGTCGAAGTGGTCGAGGGCGACTTGACCGACCCCGAGGTGGCCGCCGAAGCGATCACCGAAGAGGTAGACGGCGTCTTCCACTTCGCCGCGAACAAGAACGCCGCCGCCGACGACATCGACCAGTACCGCTTCAACAACGAACTCACCGAGACCGTCCTCGACCGGATGGACGAGGTCGGTGTCGACAAGATCGCCTTTACCTCTTCGTCGACGGTGTACGGCGAGGCCCCGCGGCCCACCCCCGAGGACTACGCGCCGCTGGAGCCCATCAGCATCTACGGCGCCTCCAAACTCGGCGAGGAGAGTCTGCTGTCGGTGTACGCCAACAGCCACGACTTCACCGCGTGGGTCTACCGGTTCGCCAACATCGTCGGCCCGCGGCTTCAGCTGGGTGCGGTCATCCCCGACTTCGTCGACAAACTGGAGGACGACCCCGACTCGCTGACGATCCTCGGCGACGGCCGCCAGGAGAAGTCGTACATGCACGTCGACGACTGTGTCGATGCCATGTGTCACGTCGTCGAACACGCCGGGGACGTCTCCGAGGGCACCTCGGAGGCTCGTCGGACTTCGTCTGACGGTGACTTCAACGTCTACAATCTGGGCACGCGCACGACGACCTCGGTGACGACCATCGCCGATATCGTCAGCGACGAGATGGGCCTCGATCCGGCCTACGAGTACACGGGCGGCGACCGCGGGTGGGTCGGCGACGTGCCGCGGATGCGCCTCTCCATCGAGAAGCTCTCGGCGCTGGGCTGGGAGCCCGAGGGGTCGTCCGACGACGCCGTCCGACGCGCGACCCGTCAACTGCTCGACGGCTGACCGGCGGCTCCAGAAGCGTCGCGACGCGTCGGGTTCAGGGCGCGTAGGTGCCTTCGAGCTGTGCCTTGCCGACGAGGCAGCCCTCGGCGGCGTCGTAGGCGTCGTCCTTGGTGGCGTCCCGGCCGAGATTCAGGCGGTCGTCGAGCGCGTAGAGGAGGAACCGGTAGGTGTGCTCGCGGTCCGGCGGGTTCGGGCCGCCCCAGCCGGTCTCCCCGTAGTCGTTCTCGCCGGCGACGGCGCCGTCGCCCTCGAGGTCCCAGTCCTCGGGGATCGACTCGGTGTCGGCGTCGACGTTCCAGACGACCCAGTGGTCCCAGATCTTCCCCGCGGGCTCGCGCGCGTCGGGGTCGTCGACGACGATCAGGAACGATTCCGTGTTCGAGGGCGCCCCCGAGATCTCCAAAGGCGGGTTGACGTTGTCCTCGGTGTAGCCGTAACGCTCGGGGATCGCCGTGCCGTCCGCGAACGCCGGACTGGTGAATTGCAGGTCGGCCATGCTACGGCGAACCGACGACGCCCCGACAGTTAAACCCGACCCACCGTTCGCCCGGCCTACAGGTTTCCCACGAGGGCGGCCGAGCGCGCCGTCGCAGTCGTGCGACCTGCAGTAGCGTCCCCAGCGGAGCGCCACGACTATATCCGGGGGTCGCCAAGCCGCGGCCGTGCAGATAGTGGGGTACGAGAGCGGTACCGACGGACCGCCAGCGCTGCTGATCGCCGACGACGGCTCCGTCTCGGCGGTGGCGCTCGACCCTCATGCCGAGATCACCTACGCCCTCGAGGAACGCCACTGCGCCGGCGTGCTCGACGACGGCTCGCACATACCCTGTCCCCGCGATGGCGCGCCCTACTGCGACGACCACACCTCCCGGTGGCCCTGCGCGCGATGCACGGGGGAGTGCTCGATGCCCGTCGACGCCTGCCGCGAGGAACACGCCATCTACCTCGCCGCCTTCGCGCCCGCGACGTTCAAAGTCGGCGTCACGCGCTCCTGGCGGCTCGACACCCGCCTGCGCGAGCAGGGCGCCGACCGCGCCGCGCACCTCCGGACGGTCGCCGACGGCCGCGTCGCCCGGCAGATCGAGGCCGAGATCGCGACCGACGTCGGCGACCGCGTGCGCGTCCCGACGAAGGTCCGCGGCCTCCACGAGCGGGTCGACGAGGCTGCCTGGGACACCCTGCTCGCCGAGTTCGACCCGATCGAGACCTACGACTTCGACTACGGTCTCGACCTCGTCGACCGGCCGGTGACCGAAACGGTCGCTTCGGGGACGGTCAGGGGCGTCCAGGGTAGGGTGCTGTTACTCGACAACGGCGGCAGCACGTACGCCGTCGACATGCGCGACCTCGTCGGGTACGACGTGCGGCCGGGCGAGAGCGACCGAAACCTCCAGTCCAGCCTCGGCGCGTTCGGGTAGGCCAGTCGGCGCGGGCGTCACACGGGCGGCACGCCCGAGCGGCGGGCGGTGGTGTCGGACACGAGAGCGATGCCGCAGGCCGGAAGACCGTGGAACGTCTCCGCCCGATCGCCAGTCCGGATATCGCCCGGTACGACAACCCTTTTGGGACGGCGCGGCCAAGCGCGACCATGGCAGACGATACCTCAGAGGAGAACGACGCGCCCGCGGAGGAGTCGGCCGACGGGGCCGACGGAGCAGACGCCGAGGGCGAGAGCGACGACGAGTCCCAGTCCTTCCGCGAGCGGGTCGAGGAGATCCGCCAGCAGCGCGCCGAAGAAGGCGAGGGCGACGGCGAAGGCATGAGCCGCGAGGAGCGCATGGAAGAGATGATGGGCGGCGGTGGCGGCCCGCCCGGCATGGGCGGCGGTGGCGGCGGCAATCCCTTCGCGCAGATGATGGGCGGCATGATGGGCGGCGGTGGCGGCCCGCCCGGCATGGGCGGCGGCCCGGGCGGCCCGGGCGGCCGCGGCGAGGAGGAGTCCTCCTCGAAGGCCGACGAGGAACTCGTCCGCGAGGTCCGCAAACTCCGCGACGAGGTCCACGACGCCCGCCGCGAACTCGGTCGCATCGCCGACGCGCTCGAAGACTGAACTCGCCGCTCCCGAATCGTCCCGCCGACCGACCCAGTCACCGTTTTGCGAGGGAGTAGACGGCCTGCTCGTGGAGCGCCGGGTGCGGCTGTGCCGGCGGTCGCGCGGACTGCACGTCGGAGAGCGCCGACCGGAACGAGCGGTCCTCCGCGGCGGCGAGCGCGACCGCGGCGACTGCCGCGCTCCGCGAGACGCCGTGCGAACAGTGAACGAGCAGAGACCCCGGTCTCGACCCGAGGAGTCGACACGCCGTGTCGGCGGCCGCTTCGAACGCGGCCCACTCGTTGCCGGGGCCGTCGACGAGGGGTCGGTGATGGGTCGTCGCCGGTCGCGGCTCGGCCGTCAGCGAGAGGACGTTGTCGCCGCGAGCGGGAGCGCCGGTCCGGTGGTCGTCGGGCCGGTCGGGGTCGGCGGCGGCCGCGTTCCCGACGAACAGGTCGCGTTCGCAGACTCGCCGAGCGATCGGTCGGTCGTGGCCGTAGCCGAACGGGCGGACGACCGTCTCGTCGTGACGCCACCAGTCGGGGCCTTCGCGGCCGAGATTCGTACCAGGCATAGCTACTGCGGCCCGAGAACGGCGAAGTGGGACGGTCGCCGCGCTACTCCTCGTAGGCGAGGTTCATGACGAACTGCGAGAAGGTGTCGCTGTGGGCGTTGACCTCGTCGTCGCCGACGAACGGGGAGAGCTGGTCGCCGGCCATCAACAGCGAGAAGTCGAGGTCGCGGGCGGCGGGCGTCAGATAGTAGGTGTTGTGGCCGTTGTAGACGGTCTCCTCGCGCTGGATGAGGTCCTGGTCGGCCAGCGCGTCGGCGATGCGGCTCCCCTTGCGGGAACTCACGTCCAGCTCCTTCCAGAAGTCGCTCTGGTGGATGCCTCCCGTCTCCCGGATGAGTTCCAGTCCCGCGTGCTCGTCCTCGTTGAGGTCGGCTTCGGCAGCGGCCATACGGGTACGGTCCGTGTCTGACCGGTTTAAACCTGGCCCTCCACGTCGCGGTAGTCGGTCTCGCACGGGGGACCGTCGGCGTAGCGGTATCGCGATCCCTCACGGCCGATCTCGACCAGCGACGACGAGCGCGTCCCGAAGCGGTCGCGGTGGATACAGACGCCGTACTCGTGGTCGGCGACCACGTCGGCGGCGCGGTCGAGCCATTCCGTACTCCGCTCGCCAGGCTCGACCTCCAGAGCGGCCGCGACTTTCCCGGCGTTCTCGGCCTGGGCTCGCCCGGCCTCGGCGCGGCGCTCGGGGATAGTGTAGTCGCCGTCGGCGCCGACGTTGACGACGACGTGGACGCCGGGGTCGAAGTTCCGAACGCGGCGACGGTCGCCGTCCCACTCGACGAACAGCGCGGCGCTCGCGTCCGCGACGACGAGGTTGAACCCGTCGTAGGTGTTCTCGTCGAGTTCCCGCTCGACCAGGCGTGTGGCCGCCTCCGCCGAGGACTGGCGGAGCGCGTCCCGGACGAGCAACCCGCGCGAGCGCTCGCCGCCCGGGTCACGCCCGTTCCACCGATTGGTGATCGCGACGAACACACCCGCCTCGTTGTAGCCGATCCAGGTGCCGCCCGCTTCCTCGTCGCGGGGGGCGACGACGCGGGGTGACTCTTCGATCACTTCGGGCGGCGTCGACGGTCTATCGAGCGCCTCGTCGCGGTTGGCCGCCGCGACGACCGGCGCGTCGGGGAACACCTGCCAGGCGAAGACGAGCGTACACACGACTCGGGGTAGGCGACCGAGCGGATTAAACCTCGTGGCGCGACCCGCGGAGAATACGCCTGCCGTCCGGACGAGGACGGCAGTTACTCGTCGGTCCGCGCCGCGACCAGTCGCTCCCGAACGGCCTCGCGGTCGATCGTCCCGGAGTGCGTTCGCGGTATCTCGGTGGCGAACGCGACGGTCTTCGGGACGGCGAACGCCGCGAGGTCGTCGCCGGCGGCCGCTCGGACACGCTCCGGGGAGAGCGCCGCGGCGTCGGCAGGCACGACCAACGCGGCGACGCGCTGGCCCCACTCTTCGTCGGGGATGCCGACGACGGCCGCGTCGACCACGCCGTCGGTATCGCGGAGCGCGTCGGCGACCCCCGCGGTGTGAACGTTCTCGCCGCCGGTGACGACGGTGTCGTCGACGCGACCGACGACCCACAGTCGCCCCGCGTCGTCGGTGTACCCCAGATCACCCGTGTGAAAGCCTCGATCGTCGACGGCCGACGCCGTGTGAGCGGCGTCGAGATAGCCCGGCGTGACCGTCGGGCCCGAGACGACGAGTTCGCCGGTTTCACCGGGCTCGGCGGGTGAGTCGTCGTTCCCCAGGACCGTGACCGTCGTCCCACGGAGTGGCTTGCCGACCGTGCCCGGGTTGTCCCTGGCCTCCCCGGGGGTCGCAGTCGCGACCTGCGAGGCGGTTTCGGTCGTGCCGTAGGTCGGACAGGCGGGGACGCCGCGGTCGGCACAGCGCTCGACCAGCTCGCGCGAAGCGGGCGCACCGCCCAGGAGGACGAACCGCAGCGAGTCGGCGGGCCGCCAGCCGGCGTCGAGCAGTCGGGTGAGCATCGTCGGGACGAGCGAGACGGCGGTGATATCGCGTTCGTCGAGCACGCGTGCGGTCGCCTCGGCGTCGAACTCGCGCTGGACGACGGTCGTCGTGCCGTACAGCGTCGACCGGACGATCGGTGCGAGCCCGCCCATGTGATAGGTGGGGAGACAGACGAGCCAGCGGTCGTCCGGTTCGACGCCGAGCCGGTGAGCCGAGGCGGTAGCGCTCGCGACGAGGTTCCGACGTGTGAGACTGACGCCCTTCGGATCGCCCGAGGTCCCGGAGGTGAACATCACGACGCGCTCGGAATCGAGCGCGCGCTCCGACGGGGCGACACCGCCACGACCGTCGCGATCGCCGTCGTCGAGCGGGAGTCGCGCCACGTCGTCCACCCCGGGGTCGTCGACCGATGCGACCGACACGCCTCCGGGAGCCACCGCGGA
This DNA window, taken from Halosimplex litoreum, encodes the following:
- a CDS encoding DUF7525 family protein; this encodes MSEATAGSDMGIGLGLAFGVLAVAGAVGMLVAYSNQIVAGWSFALAIVGGICAVAAIHLYDGANA
- a CDS encoding phosphate uptake regulator PhoU; amino-acid sequence: METRKVQRLGPSTLAMTLPAKWAKEHNVEKGDEVSLRMGGKGTLTVMPESVQGEESEAVIHAEDLNADALERAILSQYVLGRRIIHVDAGESGTLESSHINAVYNAETQLMGLGVVEETPERIAIRCSVDPEDFTLDNLLERLESTGSTMRNEAIKALAHGNPDLAQRALNRERQANKIFVLLLRLIFTSYQNPNLARAVGLNDGFPLIGYRSIAKNLELTADNAEDIAEIALETEGHSLNVDSSTMRRIREFTDQVNEITELAVEAAVERDYDIAIEVREMFAEIGDREAEILDDLDEMSNDDVLRVREVLVSLQQTAQYAVRNAEIATNLALSEESEHTTIQSDSTQD
- a CDS encoding ATP-NAD kinase family protein, encoding MRRIGVVVNPIAGMGGRVGLKGTDGKVEEARERGAEPRAPERARAALDALAGTGASVELLAFDGPMGADAARAVGFDPLVVGAPSGSEGEGGETTAADTRAAVHAFVERDADLILFVGGDGTAVDVAEAVTECDSEIPILGVPAGVKIYSSVFAVRPREAGIVAASFEDVETGEVNDVDEDAYRAQEVSTELRAIAKTPVAEQRQASKQTGGGSVATLAEGVAEEVRPGTTYVLGPGGTVGAIKAELGFEGTPLGVDVWRADAGNGRASGAVPTGKVVVRDGGAADIEAALGERNVVVVSPIGGQGFVFGRGNQQISPEVIRRSTIEIVATRAKLDGLDALRVDTGDPDLDESLRGWHRVRVGRYERRLVDIE
- a CDS encoding competence/damage-inducible protein A, giving the protein MRVAIVTVGDELLVGDTVNTNAAWLGERLTERGVDVERVVTLPDRVADIARVVNEYRAAYDAVLVTGGLGPTHDDLTMDGVAAAFGREVVESEEALDWLAEEGGYAADDLAEGTADIPRGARLLKNLEGVAPGCVVGSVYVLPGVPAEMKAMFETIADEFAGEIEHVTSVVADEPESALLDRIDELRDRFDVAVGSYPGDSVRVKIRGGDQEVETAAAWLRDRVELADIETESDE
- a CDS encoding DUF5803 family protein; translated protein: MRRRSVLALGLLAVLVALGGCASPFGGGGPDEAQLNQNATYDWDTNATTTYDVGRGNFTGILGVENESYVELYQRSELGTDEPLDVASLRFRYPDNGTVTAPANRSNFYVNATNSRLNVTLPEAGGQVAFTANRPNAKRFAVPTFLESAHSVEVVLPPQARVGVPLLSKVSPGGYTTSSPDESNRMTVRWNSVERGPIVTRYYLARDLLLFGGIGGVLALVGIGGALYYLRQIRVLERRREEIGLDVETETDEFDDDDPPPGMR
- a CDS encoding DUF2110 family protein, which translates into the protein MVVLATKLYVEGDARSRATDSLRSQVNNVVGDLDVAFTLEIRDDDFPEVALDGEDATVAANALAEEWGEVTPEIDPGAEHVGTLESWDDEGFVLDAGFGRDVRIPAGEIGLGQGTPEQIRTRFGLVQHLPMRFVAADPDEDEPARLADAERDRLYDWTRGAGRVNVNSATRAEARATVNRAGHAQDIVTVERLGLLEQSIVCTEDTDPPGLLASIGQYMPAELLCVVP
- a CDS encoding transcription factor — its product is MAFDELLEDPVIQKYLHELVGPKGMPVAAAPPDGEVTDEELAEDLGLELNDVRRALFILYENDLASYRRLRDEDSGWLTYLWTFEYEKIPEQLESEMYRLLEALEEREGYEKDNEFYLCEHCGIRFEFGEAMEFGFECPDCGNPVEAMENTRLVDAMETRIAQLRDELNVEHGEA
- a CDS encoding tRNA (cytidine(56)-2'-O)-methyltransferase, translated to MNDEPEVAVLRLGHRPGRDDRMTTHVGLTARALGADRVVFGPKASGSADTVRDITDRFGGPFEVEVTDAPKATISDWTGPVVHLTMYGLPIQNVQDDLRESLAADEPVLFVVGAEKVSFDVYERADYNVAVTNQPHSEVASLAVTLDRMFDGAELDREWVGADREVIPKETGKRVVEPGGADRHGDAGSADEAE
- a CDS encoding DsbA family protein, with translation MNDETRGSSRRAFLAGTGALAGSALAGCNGLVSGPGSEGTPTARDVSLPTPYKGPEDASVTVGVYKDFACPACRQFDQQIAPQVEREYVDPGVVRLEHYDFPLDMHEPDSYTAANAARAVQHAADDAAFFAYADLLFDNQADLGPSTYADLAGDVDVDGERVRSDAEGRTYRSVVEADKQQGIDAGVRGTPWVFVNGSALDGFGWETVRSAIENARSEGWGRERGAGEGSADPVARSEGS